Proteins from a genomic interval of Neisseria arctica:
- a CDS encoding NAD(P)/FAD-dependent oxidoreductase: MNSTYHFDTVIIGAGAAGMMCAAHVGQTGKTVALLDHATKIGEKIRISGGGRCNFTNRNLNGHDGSQYFVSENPRFVRHALSRYTSQDFIALLDKHGIAYHEKHKGQLFCDHSAQDIIRMLQNECAAGQVSWHTGCDIHTITTISETDTEYFLIRTGKGQFQSRNLIIATGGLAAPAVGATPLGYEIAKQFGHTIITPRAALVPLRFEHWEQLGYHTMAGITLPVRISSGSGKQTVAFDEDLLFRHKGLSGPAILQISSYWQPGELISINLAPDIDLAVTLCQNKHGQKIQLNNALKQLCPHLPERLLDFWLRQPDYAPYSAHKWADIPNHLLQQLGSSLNNWQLCPSGSDGHKKAEVTRGGVNVKEIDPKTMQSKLKPNLYFIGEVLDITGWLGGYNFQWAWASAVCAAESVTA; the protein is encoded by the coding sequence ATGAATTCCACTTATCATTTTGATACCGTTATCATTGGTGCCGGAGCTGCCGGCATGATGTGCGCCGCACATGTCGGTCAAACCGGTAAAACCGTAGCCTTACTTGATCATGCTACCAAAATCGGCGAAAAAATCCGCATTTCCGGAGGCGGCCGCTGCAACTTTACCAACCGCAATCTGAACGGACACGACGGTTCACAATATTTTGTTTCGGAAAACCCGCGCTTCGTACGCCATGCGCTCTCTCGCTACACCAGCCAAGACTTTATAGCCCTGCTCGACAAACACGGCATCGCTTATCATGAAAAACACAAAGGCCAGCTGTTCTGCGATCACAGTGCGCAAGACATCATCCGCATGCTGCAAAACGAATGTGCCGCAGGACAAGTAAGTTGGCATACCGGCTGCGACATCCACACCATCACCACTATTTCAGAAACAGATACAGAATATTTTCTCATCCGCACCGGCAAAGGGCAGTTCCAAAGCCGCAATCTCATTATCGCCACGGGCGGACTGGCCGCACCTGCCGTAGGCGCCACTCCTTTGGGCTACGAAATTGCCAAACAATTCGGACACACTATCATTACACCACGTGCCGCCCTCGTACCTTTACGCTTTGAACATTGGGAACAACTCGGCTACCACACCATGGCCGGTATTACCCTGCCCGTACGCATCAGCAGCGGCAGCGGCAAACAAACCGTAGCATTCGACGAAGACCTGCTATTTCGCCATAAAGGCCTCAGTGGCCCGGCTATCTTACAAATTTCCAGCTACTGGCAACCCGGAGAGCTAATCAGTATCAACCTAGCTCCCGACATCGATTTAGCCGTAACACTCTGCCAAAACAAACACGGGCAAAAAATACAACTCAATAACGCCCTTAAACAACTTTGTCCCCATCTCCCCGAACGCCTGCTCGATTTTTGGCTGCGACAACCCGACTACGCCCCATATTCCGCCCACAAATGGGCAGATATACCCAACCACCTATTGCAACAGCTCGGCAGCAGCCTCAATAATTGGCAGCTTTGTCCCAGCGGTTCAGACGGCCACAAAAAAGCCGAAGTCACCCGCGGCGGCGTAAATGTGAAAGAGATCGACCCCAAAACCATGCAAAGCAAACTGAAGCCCAATCTGTATTTTATCGGCGAAGTGCTTGATATCACCGGTTGGCTCGGCGGTTACAACTTCCAATGGGCATGGGCATCGGCTGTTTGTGCGGCGGAATCCGTTACGGCATGA